The sequence TCCTCATTGAGCAGTTGTGATCGTATCAGGCTGATTCAGCAGACCGCTGTAGCATTGCCTGCTTGAATGGAGACGCGGCAGGCCGTAGCCCTCAAATGCCGGTTCATACCCCAGGGCCGTTGCATGCTTGCAAAGCTGGGCATAGATTTCGGCTTCCGTCAGCTCGCGTTTCATCCGTTTTTCCAGTTCAGTGATCAAGAGGGCAGCTGCTCCGGAAATATGCGGTGCTGCCATCGAAGTCCCCGATAAACTGGCGTATTTTCCATCCGGGTAAGTGGAGACAACCTTTACGCCTGGAGCGACAAGATCGATATGAGCATTCGTATTGGAAAACGGCGCAGGCTTCATGTCTTTGTCAACGGCGCCAACCTGCACGACTTCCGGATATGCGCCCGGATAGGCATATTCCGGTGAATCATGGCTTCCATCTCCGCTGTTTCCGGCTGCACAAACAACGAGGATGCCGCTTTGCACAGCTTTCTGGATAGCTTTGTGCAGCTCTGGATAGTCTTCACTGCCTCCCAGCGACATGGAAATGACCCTGGCCTTTTCCCCATTCGGGCCGCGCCAGTCAACTGCATATTTGATGCCGTTTATAATCCAGTCATAGCGGCCGCTGCCTTTTCCGGATAACACTTTTACTGCGAGGATACTGGCTTCAGGTGCCATTCCTGCGACCCCTTCTCCATTTAAAGAAGCTGCGATTGTACCTGATACATGGGTTCCATGTCCATTATTATCTTCAAAATGATCCGGCTCGGCACCAAAGTCGTCTGTGAAATTCCGGCCGTCGATGATGCGGTCTTTTAAATCTGGATGATTCGTATCACACCCTGTGTCCAGCACAGCGATTACGGTTCTTTCCCCCCTGTTTGAGGCGTCCCAGACTTTCGGGGCTTCAAGCATTTCAATCCCGTAAGGTGTTTTGTCCGTCTTTTCGTATACCTCATGCACATGGACCGGTATTAATGAAACATACTTATTTTCCATTTGATCGTCCTCCTTTAGGAATATTAATTTTTTCAATCAGCATGATGACAAACTGGAAAAAGGTTATGAGGAAAGTCCCGATTGCCATGAATGTCCGCATTCAATTTCCCTCCTTTATCTCAAATGAAGTCAACCAAAGGCATTATATTACTGAATTTTCAGTTTTTTAAGTTGAGATACATGAGATCAGGCACTACAATTAAAGAAAACCAAAATAAGGCGGGGTTCACATGAAAGCAGGGAACATCGGCCAATCGATTCGTGAATTGCGTATGCTAATGCATATGTCCCAGCGGGAATTGGCGAAAGGAATCTGTACTCAGCCGCTGATTAGCCAGATTGAAGCCGGAGAGGTCTCTCCTTCAGCAGATATGCTTTATAAATTTGCCAGCCGTCTTGGTGTTGATATGAATTACTTTTTTGAAATTACAGCCTGTCCGCGCCTGGATTATGTCGAGGAAGTATGCCTTATGATCCGCCAGGAAATCAGAAAACGAAATTATGAAAAAGTGGCGGAACTCATTCATGCTGAAAAGCATAATCCGTTATTCCAATCGGGCCGGGCCCGGCAATTTATGCTTTGGCATCAAGGAATCTGCGAGTTTTATTTGAACCATAATACAGAGCAGGCATTTGAACTGCTTAATCAAGCTATGACAAGCATAGAACCTGAAGGAAAAGTATATTCAGAACGGAAAATCGAAATTTTGAACAGCATGGCCGTTTTTTACAGTGAAATCGGAAATAATGAAAAGGCACTTGTGACGTTTCAAAGTGGCCTCTTCCACTTACGCAAGCTGCCGGCCATCCAGGATCAAAGTATTGAAATCCGGATTTTGTTCAATCTGGCCAAAACGCTGACCATTGCCGGCAACTATGAAAAGTCGGTCCGTCACTGCGATGAGGGCATCAAGCTTTGTTTGGTCCGGGAACGGTTGAGTTTACTTGGGGAACTGTTTTACCAAAAGGGCAAAAATTTGCTTGTTTTGAAAGATAAAGAGGCAGCGGTTGAATGCTTGTATAGGGCGCTTGACCTTTTCGAACTTCAGCAAAATGATTCATTTGCCGATATTGTAAAAAGTACGGTATCATCCGCCCTGAGTGCATAACTGTCATTTTTTGATTTTTTCAATCAGCAGCACGATAAAATTGAGCAATGCGACTAAAAACAAACCGGTCGACAACACGATTGTTAGGCCATCCATCAGCTCCACTCCTTTCTATGGACTGCGCGACAGAGGACAGAAGCAGCTCCAATTCCACTTTCCAATCATCCGATAGCTCCTTTTCAAAGAAATTAGCTTGTCCGCTGCAGAAATTAGCGGTCAATGAATAAAACAAGTGAATAATCGTGATGATCAGGGAGCACTGCAGGAGGCGAACATATGACCTTCCTTGCAGTGCTTCCGTTATTTTGCTATAAAAGTATCGATGAGACTCAATGATGGAACGGGATATCTTCATCCGCAAAATGGACGATTGGCTGGGAATTTTCATAGACTGAAAAGTGGGCGAAGAATCCAGTACAGGCACTAAAAGCAATAAGGGCGCCGGCAAAAGTCTTTAACAGCCGTTTCTTCATTTCCATCCTCCTTTCGGTAATAAAGGTGTTTTCTTTATATCTTAATT comes from Bacillus marinisedimentorum and encodes:
- a CDS encoding S8 family peptidase, with product MENKYVSLIPVHVHEVYEKTDKTPYGIEMLEAPKVWDASNRGERTVIAVLDTGCDTNHPDLKDRIIDGRNFTDDFGAEPDHFEDNNGHGTHVSGTIAASLNGEGVAGMAPEASILAVKVLSGKGSGRYDWIINGIKYAVDWRGPNGEKARVISMSLGGSEDYPELHKAIQKAVQSGILVVCAAGNSGDGSHDSPEYAYPGAYPEVVQVGAVDKDMKPAPFSNTNAHIDLVAPGVKVVSTYPDGKYASLSGTSMAAPHISGAAALLITELEKRMKRELTEAEIYAQLCKHATALGYEPAFEGYGLPRLHSSRQCYSGLLNQPDTITTAQ
- a CDS encoding helix-turn-helix domain-containing protein: MKAGNIGQSIRELRMLMHMSQRELAKGICTQPLISQIEAGEVSPSADMLYKFASRLGVDMNYFFEITACPRLDYVEEVCLMIRQEIRKRNYEKVAELIHAEKHNPLFQSGRARQFMLWHQGICEFYLNHNTEQAFELLNQAMTSIEPEGKVYSERKIEILNSMAVFYSEIGNNEKALVTFQSGLFHLRKLPAIQDQSIEIRILFNLAKTLTIAGNYEKSVRHCDEGIKLCLVRERLSLLGELFYQKGKNLLVLKDKEAAVECLYRALDLFELQQNDSFADIVKSTVSSALSA